In Antechinus flavipes isolate AdamAnt ecotype Samford, QLD, Australia chromosome 3, AdamAnt_v2, whole genome shotgun sequence, a genomic segment contains:
- the C1QL2 gene encoding complement C1q-like protein 2 yields MALVLLIAVPLLLLQAAPPSSAHYEMMGTCRMICDPYSGGPGGGPGSPGGKAAPGPSTAALEVMQDLSANPPPPFIQGPKGEPGRPGKPGPRGPQGEPGPPGPRGPPGEKGDSGKPGMPGLQLAAGGAGGGSVGAIGGGGVGGGGDVGEVTGALSAAFSGPKIAFYVGLKSPHEGYEVLKFDDVVTNLGNHYDPTTGKFSCQVRGIYFFTYHILMRGGDGTSMWADLCKNGQVRASAIAQDADQNYDYASNSVVLHLDSGDEVYVKLDGGKAHGGNNNKYSTFSGFLLYPD; encoded by the exons ATGGCCCTGGTACTGCTTATTGCCGTGCCCCTGCTCCTGCTGCAGGCTGCGCCCCCCAGTTCGGCACACTACGAGATGATGGGAACTTGCCGCATGATATGTGACCCCTACAGCGGGGGACCCGGGGGAGGTCCCGGGAGTCCAGGCGGCAAAGCAGCCCCAGGTCCCAGCACAGCTGCCCTGGAAGTCATGCAGGACCTCAGCGCCAATCCTCCTCCCCCGTTCATCCAGGGACCCAAAGGAGAACCTGGTCGGCCGGGGAAACCGGGCCCCCGAGGCCCACAGGGAGAGCCAGGACCCCCTGGACCGAGAGGGCCCCCGGGAGAGAAAGGAGACTCAGGAAAACCCGGGATGCCCGGGCTGCAGCTGGCGGCGGGCGGGGCCGGCGGGGGCAGCGTCGGGGCCATTGGTGGTGGCGGAGTAGGAGGCGGCGGGGACGTCGGTGAGGTGACCGGGGCACTGAGCGCCGCGTTCAGTGGCCCTAAGATAGCTTTCTACGTGGGCCTGAAGAGCCCCCACGAGGGTTACGAAGTACTCAAGTTCGACGACGTGGTCACCAATCTGGGCAACCATTACGACCCAACTACGGGCAAGTTCAGCTGCCAAGTGCGAGGGATCTACTTCTTCACCTATCACATTCTCATGCGAGGCGGGGATGGTACCAGCATGTGGGCAGACCTCTGCAAGAATGGGCAG GTCCGTGCCAGCGCCATCGCCCAAGACGCGGACCAGAATTACGACTACGCTAGCAACAGCGTGGTGCTGCACCTGGACTCCGGGGACGAGGTCTACGTGAAGCTGGACGGGGGCAAAGCGCACGGTGGTAACAACAATAAGTACAGCactttctctggctttcttttatACCCCGATTAG